ACAGCCACACATATAACAATTACAAAACCATTAAAAATGTCCGACAATTTATCAACAGTTTATCTAAttatttgtattggtttattattgtcacatataccaagataTTGTGCAAAACTTTGTAAAAATTATGCATAGACCCATTTAATAATATAGCGTGGAAGAAGGCCACAGTCCACCAAATCTACATGAACATTGAAGGTTTGTTTTGTTGAGAGGGTTTTCATTTTGTAGCCATTATTGTAAGATGTGATTGTGATAGGACGTGCAATCGAGTTCCTCTACTCACAAATGAGAAATAATATACAGTGCCCACCATAACGTTTTGGACAAagagccatcatttatttatttgcctgtgaactccacaatttgagatttgtaatagaaaaaatcacaagtggttaaagtgcacatggtcagattttaataaaggccatttttatacatttcggtttcaccatatagaaattacagcaaagtttatacatagtccccccaattcagggcaccataatgtttgggacacagcaatgtcatgtaaatgaaagtagtcatgtttagtattttgttgcatatcctttgcttgcaatgactgctcgaagtctgcgattcatggacatcaccagttgctgggtttcttctctggtgatgttctgccacgcctgtattgcagccatctttagtttatgcttgttttgggggctcgtccccttcagttttctgttcagcatataaaaggcatgctcaatagggtttagatcgggtgattgacttggccactcaagaattgaccgttttttagctttgaaaaactcctttgtggctttagcagtatgtttgggatcattgtcttgctgtagaatgaactgccggccaatgagttttgagccatttgtttgaacttgagcagataggatttgTCTatccacttcagaattcattacgctactaccatcagcagttgtatcatcaatgaagataagtgagccagtaccttcagcagccctaCATGCCCAGGCCGTAACACCCCTACCACTGTATTTCATAGATGAGGTGGtatactttggatcttgggcagttccttctctcctctatactttgctcttgccatcactttgatatgttaatcttcgtctcatctgtccacaagaccttttaccagaactgtggttgcttttttaagtacttcttggcaaaatgtaacctggccatcctctttttgtagctaaccagtggtttgcatcttgcagtgtagcctctgtatttctgttcatgaagtcttctgcggacagtggtcattgacaaatccacacctgactcctgaagagtgtttctgatctgtcggacaggtgtttggggatttttctttatgacagaattcttctgtcatcagctgtagatgtcttccttggcctgctagtccatttgcaattagtaagctcaccagtgctctctttcttcttaatgatgttccaaacagttgattttggtaagcctaaggtttggctgatgtctctaacagttttattcttgtttcgcagtctcataatggcttttttgactttcattggcacaactttggtcctcatgttgataaacagcaataaatgtttccaaaggtaatggaaagactggaagaaagaTTGGGTgctgagctctcttatacctgcatcaaGGAGTCAATTgaacacatctgagcaattacaaacacctgtgaagccatgtgtcccaaatattatggtgcactgaaatgtggggggtggggggatgtgcACTAATCACCAttttttttctatcacaaatctcaaattgtggagcacagaggcaaataaatgaatgatgggtctttgtcccaaacattatggtgggcacTGTGGGTCTGATCCAGAGCAAAGACTGCCTAAACTGCCTCATCAAGAAATCCCAAGTGCGGCGCAGAATGGAACAGACACACAGCAAAGGTCCTTATGGATATTTTGGCAAACATGAAAAATCCACCAAGAATTACGCAGTTACTTTGCATTGTGACCTTTCCCAAAATGCTTTACAGAAGCACGATCAAAACAAAATTTGCCATTAAACTACATAAGGAGATGATAGCACAGATCACCAAAGGTTTCACCAGATAGATAATATTTTAAGAGAGGCAGCGAGATGGCTGGAGATTTATAGGGAGAATCCAGAAGGTTTGGGCCCTGGTTGACGGACACGAATGCAGGTAGTAGAATGATTGGAAATGATTCTGAACTAGACGTAGAAAAATTCAGATGCTGCTTCTGGGATAGAGAACATTACAGAATAAAGGCAGGACAAGATATATTTGAGAACAAGCATTAAAATGAGCACAAAGTTGTTACATATGAAGTATAAAAGACAATGACCATCccataaaaaaaacataattttgaCAGTAGAGTGGGAGGTGAATAAGGAGGAAAGTTTTCTTTAATGGTCTGCGGTAATCAAAAGGATTTGAGAAGCAACTCGGTTGTCTTACATTAGTGTTTCTAGCCTGCAGCTTGGTTTCATCAGTGCAGCAGCCAACTTTTTCAGGCCCAAATCTCCCAGTGTGTTATTCATCAAGCTGGAATGTAATTAAAACACATTTACAATCTAGCCATAAAACAAGAGCATGCAAATGCTTGATCATACTTGATCCTTAATCATTGGCAATCTGTCATACATTGcaaaaaaaaggcatttggccCACTGTTTCTAGAATGATCAACATgcatccatctacactaatcctacacaaaTCTCACTATATTCTCTTCACATTCTCCCCAATTTCTCCCAGATTCTAACATgcatacacactaggaacaatttacagtggttgattaacctaccaacccgcatgtCTTAGGATGTTGGTGGAAACAGGagtacccaaaggaaacccatgttATCACAGGGATCCCAAGTTATTACAGTGTAATCTCCATATAGGTGACTCCAGAGGTAGGGATTGAAACAGTGTTGCTGGAACTGTGAAAGAACAGCTGTACTAGCTGCAATACTGTGCTTCCCCACTATCCTTAATATACAAGAATTTCCATCTTTGTTCATTGTTTAGTTTGACTGTTTGAAAATTATGGGCCTGGAGTCTGAAAAGAGCCATTATTGCTGTTGCTTCTTTTATGACAAATGGTAAATAAGAGACCCATGATCTATCAGCAATGAGATAATCGGATCAGAGGTTTAATTCTATGAATGTGGCTAATGAATAACAGCATGTACATCCCCTACACAAATTTAACAAGCAAAAAATTCTATATTCAGTGCAACTTCAGACACTTTTTTTTCTTCACAGAAGGTAGTGAGTGCCATGAATGTGCTGCTggagggtgttggtggaggcagatacaatagttcaGTGGACGAAGCTTTtaaagaggcacatggatattcagggtatggagggatctggatcatgtgcaagcaaatgagattagattattttggcataatgttcagtttagacattgtgggctgaagggccagttcacgTGGTGTACTTTTCTATGCTCTACATTCTATGTGATAACCAACTGTGATTGAGGTAAAAGACATATGATTACGCTACATCTGACACCTGGTTCTTATATGATGTAAAAAATAGTTAATCAAAGGTTTTAATGCCAAATTAGAGCTTACCATAACTCCTTGGTTTGATTTTTAGTAGAGAgcagcagtgcactgatggaattAATCATTTCATCATCCACAATAGTGCCTGTTAACCTGGAGTTCAAAGGACATGTTACATGGATGAAATAACCTTTACAAAAGAGCAGAAAAGAAAAGTGCACTGGtacttatttttctctctttcaacTGGTATTGCGCATGAATAGTTTGAGGTCTGGACCTATGGTCTGATGTTAAAGCATTGTTGCATTTAACTTGCACCCCCCAATTTCTTAAGTACCTGCTGTGGGAAAATGGTGTAAGTAATCATTCTTTAGTTCAGTGTGTGATTCAATGTGCCACCCCACCTTAGAGTATGAGGCACAATATCCGTTCCAGTGTTCTACTCAGCACCAGATTAGAAGAGATATCATCTGATTCACTTTACCATCTTGATACAAAATTGAAAGGACAATATCTGATCTATTGTGCAAATTAGTACCACAATTTGAAAGGGCAGGGTCTAATGTCTAGCTCCTGAATATAGAGTAACAAGTGTCTAAACTACTGTACTAACAAATGCAATAAAATAAAAGGACAATTAGTTGGCAAAGGAGTTTAGTGTTTAGAgattaagcatggaaacagggcctttggcctatCGAatacatgccgaccattgatcacctgcacactagttccttatcccacttttgcatcctacacaccagggataatttacagaagccaattaacctacaaacaaatgTGGAACAAAACTGGATCACCTGgaaaaaactcacgcggtcacagagagatcatgcaaactcagcagagccagcacccataatcaggatcaaatccaggtctctggtgctttgaagcagcatctctaccactaagACACTGTGCCAGAGCTAAGTTGCCACACCACCCTGATACTATGAGAAACTGAACAGGTTTGGCGCACATCATTATTATGAAGCAGGTAACAAAGGAAAGTATAAATCCAGAAAATACTCCAAAATCCTCCTGTCAAACTGCTCACTTGATCAGATTACCATGCAATTCTTTTATAAACATTTCAATGGTGTTTCATCAGACAATAAGTTTACATACTCAGCATCCTTATTCTAAGTAACTAAATTTTAAATCATTGTGTATGTTCACTTTCTAAGTTTGGATTTAAAATAACATTTATAATCCCTATgttacaaaaaaaataattatttttgaatAAAAATACTTACGTTATTTTTTCATAATATTTAATAACTGGTGAAAGTCTTTTCAAGCCATTCGGCGTTGTTCTACATATAGATAAATCAAATTCTTCCTTGTCCATATCAGATGTTTTCAGAACGAAAGCCAACGCTGAATAATCAGCAAGTGACATTTTTCGGGCGGATAGCACTCCATGCTGGATAGACCTAATGATCTCGTTCATGAGTGATTTGTCATTCAGTTCATTCAGGCAGTGAAATAAGTTGATACACCTTTCTGGATGGATGTCCTGATGCAGCAGGTCCTTTATGTAGTTACTGGTATTCTGCAAGTCATCCTCCCAGTCCTGTATGTTGAGGAGGAGACCTTGTAAGCACTTCTGAATCCTTTTTTTCCCCAACCCACAGAGAAATTGTAGAAAGAGATCCAAGTGGCCAGTGTGACTTTGAATTGCCTCATTGCAGGCATTTTTACAAACCTGAAAAAAGGTGGACTTTTGAAAGATTTCCCAAAAGCGGCTTAGCATGTTGCATGACATCAAGTTGCGTTTCTCGTTGTGATAAGATACAAAAATATAGAGGGCGGCAAAATATTCTTGGACTGTAGTGTGAACGAATGAATAGACACACTTGTGGGAAAGAGGAGTGTATTCAATATAATATTCTCTACAGAATCCACTAAAGATGGATGAAATATCAACATTGAAGGATTTTAAATCTTCTTCACAAAAGACAAAGGTTTGAGACTTTAGAAATTGAAATGCAAGCTTGCCCAAATTTAGTAGTGCCATCTGATCAGACTGAAACAACTGAAAGGTTTTCCCAACCTTTTCTTTTCCATGACCACGATGTTGATGGTGGTATGTTACCATGACAATTAAAAAATTGGTATAAACCTCAGTTACTGTATTGCCACTAAATTCTTCAGCACAGCATGACTTGAAAACATGTTCCAGAACAGTGGCCAAAATCCAGCAGAAAGCAGGCACATGGCACATCATCCAAAGACTGCTTTTCTTCCTCACCAGTTTTATAATTTTCTCTGTCAGTTGCCTGTCCTGACATTTCCTCAAgaaatattttttctttccttcatCTTGGAATCCCTGTATTTCTGTCACTTTATCGACGTAAGAGGATGGGATTTGGTTCATTGTCAATGGGCGtgttgttatccaaacagatgctGAAAGGAGGAGGTTGCCTTTAATGAGATTTGTCAAAAGTGACTGGAGAGGTAGAAGCTTTGCTATATCAGAACACACTGGGGTGTTTTCAAACTCTAAGGAAAAGCGACTTTCATCAAGCCCATCAAAAATAAACAGACAGCGGGCAGGATCATCCAGAAAAGTCTCGCTCAGTTGCTTCATGTGTGGGTAATGTTGTTGCACAAGCTGCACCAGGCTTAATCTTTCCTCAGACATTAGATTGAGTTCACAAAATTGAAAGGCAAACACAAAATCAAACTCCTGGTGTGCTTTCATCAATGCCCAATCAAGGAGGAACTTTTTAATATAAATAGTCTTCCCAATGCCTGCAATCCCTTTGGTTATAACAACTCTCAGTTGCCGTTGCCTTTCGATGGGTCTGAAAATATCATGGCATTTCATAGAGTTAAAATATGCCTCACCACATCCAGGTACTGATAATTCAATTTTTGCTATCTCATGCTCCTTATAAAGTTTTCTATATTCATTATCAGTGATCCAAAGCTCAGTAAATCTCTCAAGAAGGTAAATGCGCTCCCCTACAACAGATGTGTAATCAGTGATGTACTCATATTTTTCTGTTAAGAACTTTTTATGATGGATTTTAATTTGTTCATATGGTTCTTCTACAAGTAAAACAGAGAGAAGATTTTACATTTGGCTTATGTTACCGGCAGACAATACTTGTGTTTATCTTAAAAATAAAACTATACAGAATAAAATTGTCTTGATACATGACAGGTTATGTACAATTTAAAGTAGCAATACTTCATAACACAATAAATTCCTTCCAAAGCATAACATTCTTCAGCCTCCCAAACATAAATTAGAAATTATGGGACATTTCCATTTGCTTTACACATAAATTGTGTCAATTTATTGTTAAAAATACTTTGGTGTCAACAACTTTGCATTCTAAGTTCACATTCCCAcaaactatgcctctcataatttgatatacagtacttctatcgggtctccccccAACCTCAGGCattacagagaaaacaacccaagtctgtccaacctctccctgtagctaataccaaatatccaggcaccattctgttaagcctcttctgcaccctttctaaagcctccacaacTTTCCTGTACTGGTTTAGAAACAATCATACGCATTCAAATGGTTCCTACAGACTGACTTTGGAAGTTTCTGCAATGTTGCAACTCAGCAAGCAGTTAACCTCTTAACATTATACATAAAGCCATAGCAGCCTTGAAAGTACTAACTACCCTTTTGTGGCCTTCAGACTATCTTGAGAAAAAACCCTGTGGAtgttggagatttaaaaaaaacaaatgctggaagtactcaggtcTGTCAATATACGTGGAGGGGAAAACAAGAATAAACATTTCACATTTAAAAAGCTTTCACCATACTCTATCAGGTTCCCTGATAATACTTGAAATACCTGAAAACCTGTCAACAAATTCTAAAATGGTCTCATGCCCTCTCCTACTGGATGGAGCAATAAATGAGTTCCCTTCGTCTTCGCCTTCCACTTCACAGCATTCCCATTCAACGGATCATCCTTCACAATTTTTGGTATCTTCAATAAGATGCCATCACTAAACGCACCTTCCCTGCCCCTTTCTTTGCAACACTTCCAAACAACTGAGTCCATTATTCCATCCCGACCAACCATTCTCCTTCTTACTGTACTTTCCCAAGTAATTATAAGAAAGGCAACACTGTCCTTTTACCTGCATGCTCCTGCCATCTGGAGACCCAAACTGTGCCTCCAGGTGAATGATTCACCAACATTTTTTGTAATTGAGGCCCAATGTAAGCTTGAAGAATAGCAATTCATCTTCCAGATTCAACATCGAATTCTAAAACCAAGTAACACACTTTACTTGtctgtatcagaactggccaATTTGTATCTATGAAGCAGGCTCTGATTTTTTCCTCTCTATATTATCAGAGCTTGACCTACCAGGCATGCTCTAGAGCTCTGCAATTTTTCAATGTCGTTTGTTTGTGCTCTCAGTCACTAATGGCCCTCGTTTCACAACTTTTacgtttttagttcagtttatctaACTATTTCTGTTAACCAATCGAAAGAATAACCTCAATTACATCTTATCCCACACACCCTATCAGAAATATTCCCTTTGACCTATAAATGTGTTCCCTATCGTCTCCGCTGCTTACAAACCACTTGTTTTTGCTCTTTAAAATTCTGACAAAGGGGCTTTTGTTGTTTCTTTtaccacaggtgctgcttgatctgctgcgaGTTTTCTACATTTTCTCGTTTTATTTTAGATCCAAATTTTAAAAACGGGACAAGAAAGTAATAATGTCTGGATCACTATCTGAGTACCGTTTCAAGTAAATAAGGATCAAATACATGAtttaaaggtcagtgtggaataaATAGGGCACTCATGGGACACCTCACAAGAATTGGGAAAAGAAAAGACTTCTGTTAGAATGGGCTTTACTTGAATCAAACTGGAACAATGAACTAGCAATTCAAATAACTAGGCCTGTAAATAAGAATTTAAACTAAATCGGGGAGATGGGAATTTATCGGAAAACAGATATTTTTAACAAGATAAGCAAAAAATAGAAATAGATAATCCAATTGCTGTCACTGAAGCATGGTTGCAAGTGGTCATATTTGGAAAGAAAATATTTGAGGGAGACATTGGGTAAATGAAAATAAGAGCTCTGATGTTAAAGAATGGGatgaagggaaaaaaaaatcttagtTCAGAAAGTGGAGTCAATGTGAATGGAGCTAAGAAATATGAAGTGGCAGAAATAGTTAGGAGTTGAAAGTAgggccacagacagttgtggtaATAAAGAATATGGTATAAACCAGGAAATGAGAAGGGCATCTAGCAAGGGTAACACAATAATCATGAAGCCATTTAATctatatatagactgggaaaaaataaattaacagtAATAATGTTGAGGTATGCAAATTTAAAAAACTTATAGAAACCTTGATCTGGAACAGGATTAATTGTCACCTGGAGGAAAATAGATTAATTAAGGCAAGCTAGCATACAGTTGCAAAGAGCTGCACAGGGgcgcaggagtagagttgctgcattactgtgccagagacccaggtttgatgctgactatgggtgttctttgtacagagtttgtatgttctccctgtgactatatgggttttctctgggtgctctggtttcctcccacattccaaagatgtagacgtttgtaggttaattgcttctgtACTTAATAATAGAAGGAATCAAGATATTTGGAGACGGGTTCTGTGGGGCAGAAGCATCCAAAAATAATGAGTATGCCAGGGCAgtactgtttgtggaatttgggaAGGAGATGGAAGTGGGCACAGCAGGGCTGAGGAACTATTAGGTTGGAGGCTGTGTGGGAGATGTCCGCCATGGTGTTCGGTGGTTAACGCTCAAGGGGTACGTATGAGGAGATGTCCGAGAGCTAgagtttgtgtaagaaaataactgtagatgctggtacaaatcgaaggtatttatttcacaaaatgctggagtaactcagcaggtcaggcagcatctcaggagagaaggaatgggtgatgtttcgggtcgagacccttctagtttGCTCTCAGCACAGTAGTggtcagcctgccagactacaatggcacctcccttgtcagtgggtttaataacaatgttgggattgttgctgagtgagcagagggctgtgtgttgagaggAGGTGAGATTGAAGTAGGTAAGGGTGGGTAAGGGGAATGGCAAAGTCAAGACAGTTGATGTCACACCCGCAGTTAGAAATAACAAAGTTCAGAGATGGTTGAAGGCAGCAGGGGGAGTCCATgaggaggaggaatgttggagacGAGAGTAGGGGTTGTGACTGGGAGGCAAGGAAAAAAGGCCCAGAGGCAGAGGGATCTGTAGCAGAGATCAACATCATGTTAGGCTTAGAACTCGTTGAGGTGTGGGCACAGGGGTACAAAGGTACGGCCTCTGCCGAAGACCGACCGTAATCGTAATTTGGAATTTTCTTTTTAACTTCACAATGTTTTAAAGATATCCAACAAGTATTTTCTTTTCTTCACCTGTTGTTAACAGCTTTGGACTCTGCTGGTGATTGTTTGTATTGATAGTGTAGGAgttattttgcgtttattagttatttttgcatattaatattattaccttgtatcctgctgcagtttggacactatagagttaatgcgatgcttaCGTATGGGCTGAGCGGAGCTAGAGTGCGGGGAGTTTGGGTACGTGTTGGGCGTGTGTGAGCCGagaaggtgctgacagaggttcagccaaaggctccgccaaaagattcattagccaagatgtaatcagttgtagatcttattgacaagaagattaatacagatttctaccgaagttatatctggcagttcgtatatcaatcgcatagactgtggtaagatatggaattttacctagcaaatcaataaccagtcgatgacaagagatatgccaatatgtttatcgCGCCTTCAAATAAAGATGACTAACTATTCAAATGTCGAGGTCTCTGTTACTGATATTTGCTCGAGTCATTAAAGCTTATCGTTTCACCcgatctatgcaagtggcagctaattgatagacgagaagctagcCGCTACAGATAGTATGGCATTACCTTTCTGACCACTCCTGTCCAAGCATTCCACATTAATTGTGATTGGCATGGAGTTGATACTGGACTTCAAAATAACTGGTGAGATGATGCTGCTCCCTGACTGCGCATTCAGCTTCATATTGATCATGCCATTCGTCTCTGGAACAATGGAAGAAGTTAGATTCCATGGATAAATATTTAAATTCACAATGTAATATCTAAATCTATCCCTTACCTTATAACCTTGCACTCGTGGTGTATGTGTCGCCATGGACAGATTTATATGCTCTAAAAGTCCACAGAGTTAGATATTGGAGTTTTTTGCTTCTGCCGTTCAAAATCATGTCAGATTTGTTTGAGGCAGAGATACCAGGCAAAACAAATGCCCATTGTTTGGATTACAGGTTAATTATTTGGCAAACAATCCTGTCCTGTACAAAACATGGTAGCGAAATCGATCACTGATTTGTGCGATGTCATTCAGGAATCAATGTGATGTCATTCAGGAATCAATGCTTGGAGGTGAAAGTCAAAATGAAGACAGTGGCATGATGACTGAAATTGCCAACAAGAAGtcaaaagtcttttttttttggttcagaggaacaatgaatgaaatgtcATCATAGATGGCAGC
The genomic region above belongs to Rhinoraja longicauda isolate Sanriku21f chromosome 13, sRhiLon1.1, whole genome shotgun sequence and contains:
- the LOC144599074 gene encoding NACHT, LRR and PYD domains-containing protein 3-like; the protein is MKCHDIFRPIERQRQLRVVITKGIAGIGKTIYIKKFLLDWALMKAHQEFDFVFAFQFCELNLMSEERLSLVQLVQQHYPHMKQLSETFLDDPARCLFIFDGLDESRFSLEFENTPVCSDIAKLLPLQSLLTNLIKGNLLLSASVWITTRPLTMNQIPSSYVDKVTEIQGFQDEGKKKYFLRKCQDRQLTEKIIKLVRKKSSLWMMCHVPAFCWILATVLEHVFKSCCAEEFSGNTVTEVYTNFLIVMVTYHHQHRGHGKEKVGKTFQLFQSDQMALLNLGKLAFQFLKSQTFVFCEEDLKSFNVDISSIFSGFCREYYIEYTPLSHKCVYSFVHTTVQEYFAALYIFVSYHNEKRNLMSCNMLSRFWEIFQKSTFFQVCKNACNEAIQSHTGHLDLFLQFLCGLGKKRIQKCLQGLLLNIQDWEDDLQNTSNYIKDLLHQDIHPERCINLFHCLNELNDKSLMNEIIRSIQHGVLSARKMSLADYSALAFVLKTSDMDKEEFDLSICRTTPNGLKRLSPVIKYYEKITLTGTIVDDEMINSISALLLSTKNQTKELCLMNNTLGDLGLKKLAAALMKPSCRLETLILGRNDLSEQCGEDLISILRTNRILKKLDLKYNRLKDAGVKQLSVALKDTDCETETLGLWDNDFTYCCCEELALALKTNQSLRNLDLGCNEIGDLGIKLLCTAIKNDGCKLEKLELRQTGLTEECCEYFASTLRTSQRLIHLELGYNNLGDVGIQRLSEALKDSNCKLQTLGLYRNNLTNACCPDLASALIASSTLTELNLASNNLRDSGVKSLVAALKDNNCAIQVISLKGNGLTAACCEDILSALRVTRTLRQLNLQCNNLGNSASNLQHFAQQSNCKIEWKTAQALESWQHPRKSSLRTLHPFQLDNIIPVTRCTKLDTTLQTWPRRCFM